One genomic segment of Cygnus olor isolate bCygOlo1 chromosome 20, bCygOlo1.pri.v2, whole genome shotgun sequence includes these proteins:
- the KCTD7 gene encoding BTB/POZ domain-containing protein KCTD7: MVVVTGQGRASRDPDEAMSSSEAEDEFQEPATPTATQAGEALPLLPQQFPEVVPLNVGGMHFTTRLSTLRRYEDTMLAAMFSGRHYIPTDAEGRYFIDRDGAYFGDILNFLRSGDLPPRERVRSVYKEAQYYSIGPLLDYLEDVQPLKGEKVRQAFLGLMPYYKDHLERIIEIAKLRAMQRKARFAKLKVCVFKEEMPITPYECPHFNSLRFERSESETKLFEHHCEVDVSFGPWEAVADVYDLLHCIVTDLSDRGITVDHQCIGVCDKHLINHYYCKRPIYEFKITWCLRIQMYWLICGEIAGK; this comes from the exons ATGGTGGTAGtcacagggcagggcagagccagccGAGACCCGGATGAGGCCATGTCGAGCTCGGAGGCGGAGGATGAGTTCCAGGAGCCGGCCACCCCCACCGCAACCCAGGCAGGAGAAGCCCTGCCGCTGCTACCGCAGCAG tttccagAAGTTGTCCCACTAAATGTAGGAGGCATGCATTTTACAACGCGACTGTCAACGCTGAGACGTTACGAGGATACAATGTTGGCGGCTATGTTCAGCGGAAGACACTATATTCCAACCGACGCCGAAGGCAGATACTTCATAGACAGAGATGGAGCTTACTTTGG AGACATACTTAACTTTCTGCGATCTGGTGACCTGCCACCAAGAGAACGAGTGAGGTCAGTTTACAAGGAAGCTCAGTATTATTCCATAGGACCATTGCTAGACTATCTGGAGGATGTCCAGcctctgaaaggagaaaaagttaGACAAGCTTTCCTGGGCCTAATGCCATATTACAAAG aTCATTTGGAACGGATAATTGAAATAGCAAAGCTTAGAGctatgcaaagaaaagcaaggtttgcaaaactgaaagtCTGTGTCTTCAAAGAAGAGATGCCCATCACTCCCTACGAATGCCCCCATTTCAATTCTTTACGTTTTGAAAGAAGTGAAAGCGAGACGAAGCTGTTTGAACATCACTGCGAAGTAGATGTATCTTTTGGACCTTGGGAGGCTGTAGCTGATGTTTATGATCTTCTGCACTGTATTGTGACGGACCTGTCTGACAGAGGGATAACTGTGGATCATCAGTGTATTGGTGTGTGTGATAAACACCTGATAAATCACTATTACTGCAAGCGTCCTATCTATGAATTCAAGATCACTTGGTG ccttcgTATTCAAATGTACTGGTTGATATGTGGAGAAATAGCTGGGAAGTAA